Below is a genomic region from Bacillota bacterium.
AAACCATGGTTATCCAAAGCCATGAGCAAGCCCTGCCTCTCGGCCGCCGGCAAACTCCGAGAAAATCCCTCCAGCATCAGATCAAACCACTGGGATTCCTCAACGCCTTCCTTGGGCCAACCACCGTCGACCCGCAGGATCTTCACCTCGAGAAGCGAAGCTAAAGCCCCCACTTGCTCCATCCGCTCTACTTGGCGGGTCATCTCCTCTGGGCTGGTAACGAGGAAATCGTTTTGGGCGGCAAGGGCGGAACACCTCATCCCTCGTTCCGCCAGCATTTCCTTGACTCGACGGGCTTGAGCCTCCGCCTCGGCATAGGATGCATCCCCGGCCCAAATATCTGAGGCCATCAGTTCCGTGTACTCAAACCCAGTCTCAGAGGCATAGGTCAAGAATGTCTCCAAGTCACCGGGAAAGTTGTAATGCACCAAGCCTAACTTAACCATCCTCAGGCCCTCCTTTGCCCGTACTTATCGCCTTCCTTAGCAGTTAGCCAATGCACCAATTGATGTCGTTAACCAACTCGACCTTTCCAGAATCTGCGGAGCGAATTCCCGCATCCAACAGAGCCATGGCATCGAGGTTAAGGGGCAGATCCAAGGTAGGATGCAAGGGCTCACCGGTCCTCAAGTGGTGAAGCATTTCCTCGGCAATGTCAGCCCGGCCCTCCGGTAGGGTCATATCTTCGAATACTTGTGTGGGCTCCTTGCTGCCTCGCTCAGTGTAAACCAAGAGCCGATTGCCACCATCGATAACTAA
It encodes:
- a CDS encoding sugar phosphate isomerase/epimerase, producing the protein MVKLGLVHYNFPGDLETFLTYASETGFEYTELMASDIWAGDASYAEAEAQARRVKEMLAERGMRCSALAAQNDFLVTSPEEMTRQVERMEQVGALASLLEVKILRVDGGWPKEGVEESQWFDLMLEGFSRSLPAAERQGLLMALDNHGLVTNDADLQVRLFQELGSDSIGANLDTMNYRWAGHSLDKVNEFYATIAPYVLHCHLKDGRGSLADYVGTALGEGEIDLHWAVKCLQDVGYDGVWCVEYEGKTDSAEGYRKGLEWVRQHIK